In Anaerolineales bacterium, one DNA window encodes the following:
- a CDS encoding aldehyde ferredoxin oxidoreductase family protein gives MYGWHLKILRVNLTTRKITTEDVDPKIARDYLGGRGWAIHYMYKEMDPTVDPLSPQNMLIFATGPLTATPAPTGNRYMVVTKSPLTGALAHSNSGGEFPTWMKRTGFDLFIFEGKASEPVYVLVNEDQVEIRSAAHVWGKDTHETTDILKAETSAEARVACIGPAGENLALMAAIMNDKHRAAARSGVGAVMGSKNLKAVVAMGNKNPPLHDPEGMRALSVSTSKEVGADVKKGSNMRIYGTSYVPQVTNTLGILPTRNFLQGTFEGVNHIDGDALKDQYLIRHTPCYRCPLSCGRLTEVPDGPYKGKGEGPEYETISSLGTGCGVSNLAALVKANYLCNEFGMDTITTGMTIAVAMEMYEKGYLSEDIIGVPLKFGDHDAMIAMIKLMAYNEGFGKDLAMGSFRLAEKYGHPELAVTTRKQEFPGYDPRGSQGMGLLYATSNKGASHMEGDVAYEEVFGVPVKENPLTTDGKSELVKHFQDSFALIDASGLCVFVAIRYVFDKERLILPRVLSEMMNLTTGAGYTPEEVMQAADRVYTLERMFLIKAGSGPEWDTLPTRMLHEPLPDGPAKGKVVELDKMLPDFYKERGWDEQGYPTQEKLMELGLPLS, from the coding sequence ATGTACGGCTGGCACCTCAAAATCCTACGCGTCAACCTCACCACCCGAAAAATCACCACTGAAGATGTAGACCCCAAGATCGCACGCGATTACCTCGGCGGGCGCGGATGGGCGATCCATTATATGTACAAGGAAATGGACCCCACTGTTGACCCGCTCTCCCCGCAGAACATGCTCATCTTCGCCACAGGACCATTGACCGCCACCCCCGCACCGACGGGCAACCGCTACATGGTCGTCACCAAGTCCCCGTTGACGGGCGCGCTGGCGCACTCCAATTCGGGCGGCGAATTCCCCACATGGATGAAACGCACCGGCTTCGATTTGTTCATCTTTGAAGGCAAAGCCTCCGAGCCGGTCTATGTTTTGGTGAACGAAGACCAGGTCGAAATCAGGTCCGCGGCGCATGTGTGGGGCAAGGATACGCATGAGACGACGGATATCCTCAAGGCGGAAACATCCGCTGAAGCGCGTGTCGCCTGTATCGGGCCCGCGGGCGAGAATCTCGCGCTCATGGCAGCCATCATGAACGACAAACATCGCGCGGCGGCTCGCTCTGGCGTGGGTGCGGTGATGGGTTCGAAAAATCTCAAGGCCGTGGTCGCGATGGGCAATAAAAACCCGCCTCTGCACGACCCCGAAGGGATGCGCGCGTTGAGTGTTTCCACATCTAAGGAAGTGGGCGCGGATGTGAAGAAGGGCTCGAACATGCGCATTTACGGCACGTCGTATGTGCCGCAGGTGACCAACACGCTCGGCATTTTGCCGACGCGCAATTTCCTGCAGGGCACATTTGAAGGCGTCAATCATATCGATGGCGATGCGTTGAAGGATCAATATCTGATTCGTCACACGCCTTGTTATCGCTGCCCGCTTTCCTGCGGACGTCTCACCGAAGTGCCAGATGGTCCATATAAAGGCAAGGGTGAAGGTCCTGAGTATGAAACGATCTCGTCATTGGGAACAGGCTGTGGCGTCAGCAATCTTGCCGCCTTGGTGAAGGCAAATTATCTGTGCAACGAATTCGGTATGGATACCATCACCACAGGCATGACGATTGCCGTTGCGATGGAAATGTATGAAAAAGGGTATCTCTCTGAAGATATCATTGGTGTGCCGCTCAAATTCGGCGACCACGATGCGATGATCGCGATGATCAAATTGATGGCGTACAACGAAGGCTTTGGCAAAGACCTTGCGATGGGAAGTTTTCGCCTTGCTGAAAAATATGGTCATCCCGAACTTGCCGTCACCACACGTAAACAGGAATTCCCTGGCTACGATCCGCGCGGTTCACAGGGCATGGGCTTGCTGTATGCCACCTCGAACAAGGGCGCTTCCCACATGGAAGGCGACGTGGCCTACGAAGAAGTCTTCGGCGTGCCTGTGAAGGAAAACCCGCTCACTACAGATGGCAAGTCGGAACTTGTCAAACACTTTCAGGACTCTTTCGCGTTGATCGACGCTTCGGGTCTGTGTGTATTCGTCGCCATCCGCTACGTCTTCGATAAGGAGCGTTTGATCCTGCCGCGCGTTCTTTCCGAAATGATGAACCTCACCACAGGCGCGGGCTACACCCCCGAAGAAGTGATGCAAGCCGCCGACCGCGTCTACACCCTCGAGCGCATGTTCCTCATCAAAGCGGGTTCGGGACCCGAATGGGACACGCTCCCAACCCGCATGTTGCATGAACCCCTTCCTGATGGTCCCGCCAAGGGCAAGGTGGTGGAACTCGACAAGATGCTCCCCGATTTTTACAAGGAGCGCGGCTGGGACGAGCAGGGCTATCCCACCCAGGAGAAGTTGATGGAATTGGGATTGCCGTTGAGTTAG
- a CDS encoding MoaD/ThiS family protein — protein sequence MMIRVKLIANYRNALPPEARHGVVELDVPNGTTVYDAISRFDVPLNDESVIVLNGVTVDLSTPLKEGDMVTAFSAIAGG from the coding sequence ATGATGATCCGCGTCAAACTGATCGCCAACTACCGTAATGCCCTCCCGCCTGAAGCGAGGCATGGCGTGGTGGAATTGGATGTCCCCAATGGTACGACGGTCTATGATGCCATCTCCCGCTTTGACGTTCCCCTTAATGATGAAAGCGTCATTGTGCTGAACGGCGTCACCGTGGATCTGTCCACACCCCTGAAAGAGGGCGACATGGTCACGGCGTTTTCCGCGATCGCCGGCGGATAA
- a CDS encoding PaaI family thioesterase, which translates to MKRQLPYHGWCFVCGRDNPHSIGLTWFVDDDGIMTSGFTLNEAQQGPPGHAHGGASAAILDEAMGLVVWAAGHKVAAVNLEINYHKPLPLNQPLTLEARIIQIDERKILSSGEIKLADSTVAVSGRGIYVTAPKLFESVTLGRESRE; encoded by the coding sequence ATGAAACGACAACTCCCTTATCACGGCTGGTGTTTTGTGTGCGGGCGGGACAATCCACACAGCATTGGCCTGACATGGTTCGTGGACGATGACGGGATCATGACATCCGGGTTCACATTGAACGAGGCCCAGCAGGGACCGCCCGGCCACGCGCACGGCGGAGCATCTGCGGCGATTTTAGATGAAGCGATGGGTCTGGTTGTTTGGGCGGCGGGACACAAGGTGGCGGCGGTCAATTTGGAGATCAACTATCACAAGCCGCTTCCACTCAACCAGCCGCTGACCCTCGAAGCAAGGATCATCCAAATCGATGAGCGGAAAATCCTCTCGAGCGGGGAGATCAAATTGGCAGATTCAACCGTCGCCGTGAGCGGACGCGGCATCTATGTCACTGCGCCGAAACTGTTCGAGAGCGTCACCTTAGGAAGGGAAAGCAGGGAATGA
- a CDS encoding amino acid ABC transporter ATP-binding protein yields the protein MVQDSDIIISARDVHKWFGNFHALKGINMDVKRREVIVIFGPSGSGKSTFIRTINRLEEHQRGQIIVDDIELSHDVRNIEQIRSETGMVFQQFNLFPHLTVMQNIVLAPIQVRRWTREKAEEIAMQLLERVGIPEQAQKYPGQLSGGQQQRVAIARALAMQPKIMLFDEPTSALDPEMIKEVLDVMVELAKSGMTMIVVTHEMGFARAVADRMFFFDEGQIVESGAPEEIFKAPKEERTKLFLSQILSH from the coding sequence ATGGTGCAGGACAGCGATATCATTATTTCGGCTCGTGATGTACATAAGTGGTTTGGGAACTTCCATGCCCTGAAAGGCATAAATATGGACGTGAAACGGCGGGAGGTGATCGTCATCTTCGGCCCATCGGGTTCGGGAAAATCCACCTTTATCCGCACCATCAACCGCCTGGAAGAGCATCAGCGCGGACAGATCATCGTGGATGACATCGAACTAAGCCACGATGTGCGTAATATCGAGCAGATTCGCAGCGAAACGGGCATGGTGTTCCAGCAGTTCAATCTGTTCCCGCATTTGACGGTGATGCAGAATATCGTTCTTGCCCCCATTCAGGTCCGCAGGTGGACCAGGGAAAAGGCGGAGGAGATCGCCATGCAATTGTTGGAGCGGGTGGGCATCCCGGAGCAGGCGCAGAAATACCCTGGTCAACTTTCCGGCGGCCAGCAGCAGCGTGTGGCCATCGCGCGCGCGCTTGCCATGCAGCCGAAGATCATGCTCTTCGATGAGCCGACCTCCGCGCTTGACCCTGAAATGATCAAGGAAGTGCTGGACGTAATGGTGGAACTGGCGAAATCGGGCATGACCATGATCGTGGTGACCCACGAAATGGGCTTTGCCCGCGCAGTAGCCGACCGTATGTTCTTTTTTGATGAAGGGCAGATTGTGGAGAGCGGCGCGCCCGAGGAGATTTTCAAGGCTCCGAAGGAGGAACGAACAAAACTCTTCCTCTCGCAGATATTGAGCCACTGA
- a CDS encoding amino acid ABC transporter permease codes for MTQANSVLPPLAERSGVLRWLRKNLFGSWLDAILTVIGALIIYWAVKGFLTWVFTVAEWEVVAANMRLFMVGQYPLEQAWRLWVALGFLMFLTGNSLAIWARRSYFATILLLASPALLTLFPFGDEPRKWLIILSVTGVIGWGMGAGKPQVLGRIVILGWILSLPMFILLTRGVTPEGGVMPIVGTNLWGGLLLTFLLTVVGILFSFPLGVMLALGRRSELPIIRLVSVAYIELVRGVPLITIFFMAQLMLPLFLPPNWTVDRILRAMVAVTLFSAAYLAENVRGGLQAIPRGQFEAAHALGLSGAQTMIFIILPQALRLIIPILVGQFIAVFKDTALVAIVGLFDLVGIAKTVLAQPDFLGLQREVYVFVSLIYWVLSYGMSYLSQRLEEKLGVGKR; via the coding sequence ATGACACAGGCAAATTCGGTCCTTCCTCCGCTTGCCGAGCGTTCTGGGGTTCTGCGCTGGCTGCGAAAAAATCTTTTTGGTTCATGGCTTGACGCCATCCTGACCGTCATCGGCGCATTGATCATTTATTGGGCGGTTAAAGGATTTCTGACGTGGGTGTTCACAGTGGCGGAATGGGAAGTGGTCGCTGCGAACATGCGCTTGTTCATGGTCGGTCAATATCCGCTCGAACAGGCATGGCGGTTGTGGGTTGCGCTCGGCTTTCTAATGTTCCTGACGGGAAATTCGCTTGCCATCTGGGCGCGAAGATCGTATTTCGCAACCATTCTCCTGCTTGCCTCCCCCGCCCTGCTTACCCTTTTTCCCTTTGGAGATGAGCCCCGCAAGTGGCTTATTATCCTCAGCGTGACAGGAGTGATCGGCTGGGGGATGGGAGCGGGCAAGCCGCAGGTACTGGGCAGGATCGTGATCCTTGGGTGGATTCTTTCCCTGCCAATGTTCATCCTGCTGACACGCGGTGTCACACCTGAAGGTGGGGTGATGCCCATCGTCGGCACCAACCTGTGGGGCGGTTTGCTGCTGACCTTCCTGCTCACGGTGGTTGGCATCCTTTTCTCCTTTCCACTTGGTGTCATGCTTGCCCTGGGACGCAGGTCCGAACTGCCCATCATCCGGCTGGTGAGCGTGGCATATATCGAATTGGTGCGCGGTGTCCCGTTAATCACCATTTTTTTTATGGCCCAATTGATGCTGCCGCTCTTTTTGCCGCCCAATTGGACGGTTGATCGTATTCTGCGTGCCATGGTTGCCGTCACATTATTTAGCGCGGCATATCTCGCAGAGAATGTGCGTGGAGGCCTGCAAGCCATCCCCAGGGGGCAGTTTGAGGCGGCGCATGCGCTGGGCTTGAGCGGTGCGCAGACCATGATCTTCATCATCCTGCCCCAGGCATTGCGCTTGATCATCCCGATCCTGGTCGGGCAGTTCATTGCCGTTTTCAAGGACACTGCGCTGGTGGCGATTGTCGGTCTGTTCGATCTGGTGGGCATCGCAAAGACTGTTCTGGCGCAGCCTGACTTTTTGGGCTTGCAGCGCGAAGTATATGTTTTTGTTTCCCTGATCTACTGGGTGTTGAGCTATGGCATGTCCTATCTCAGCCAGCGGTTGGAGGAAAAACTTGGTGTCGGGAAGCGATAA
- a CDS encoding ABC transporter permease subunit (The N-terminal region of this protein, as described by TIGR01726, is a three transmembrane segment that identifies a subfamily of ABC transporter permease subunits, which specificities that include histidine, arginine, glutamine, glutamate, L-cystine (sic), the opines (in Agrobacterium) octopine and nopaline, etc.), with amino-acid sequence MQESAQQKATIPFWRDERILNILGQVAFIIGLLFVGSLIYQNMKAGLARQGITLTYSFLNGISGFDISETLFTYSRTSSYWQAYQVGLLNTLSVSIVGVVASTAFGVILGVARLSTNFLINRLAAFYLELIRNLSLLVFLIFWYLGVFLKLPRVREAVVWPGNIFLTNRGVGIPWGLPTDSYPTFRLILIVGLVLAVVVFFVLRSYSRRTGRAPLTTLWTFLTVLSVALIGWFVLPEKPLAFDAPVIEGLNMTGGKVLSPEFMALTSGLVLYTSAFIGEVVRSGILSVSKGQVEASRALGLNGFQTLRLIVFPQALRVIIPPLTSQYLNLIKNSSLAIAVGYPDLFYVSNTIQNQTGRAVEMISMVMLTYLLFSLITSVFMNWYNQRIKLVER; translated from the coding sequence ATGCAGGAAAGCGCGCAGCAAAAAGCAACGATCCCGTTCTGGCGCGACGAACGCATCCTGAATATTCTGGGTCAGGTGGCTTTTATCATCGGGCTTCTTTTCGTTGGTTCGTTGATCTACCAAAATATGAAGGCCGGCCTTGCAAGGCAGGGCATCACCCTCACCTACAGTTTCCTGAACGGGATTTCCGGCTTTGACATTTCCGAAACCCTGTTCACGTACAGCCGAACTTCATCCTATTGGCAGGCATACCAGGTCGGATTGTTGAACACATTGTCCGTCAGCATCGTGGGGGTCGTTGCCTCAACGGCATTTGGCGTCATCCTGGGGGTTGCGAGGCTTTCCACCAACTTCCTGATCAACCGCCTGGCAGCCTTTTATCTTGAATTGATCCGCAACCTTTCCCTGCTGGTGTTTTTGATATTTTGGTATTTGGGTGTCTTTCTAAAACTGCCGAGGGTCAGGGAGGCGGTTGTCTGGCCCGGTAACATCTTCCTGACCAATCGCGGCGTGGGGATTCCCTGGGGACTTCCCACCGATTCATACCCGACCTTTCGGCTGATCCTGATCGTCGGCCTGGTGCTCGCTGTCGTTGTTTTCTTCGTTTTACGTTCCTACAGCCGGCGCACGGGGCGTGCGCCGCTGACCACGCTGTGGACGTTCCTGACCGTCCTCTCCGTTGCGCTGATTGGATGGTTCGTCCTGCCCGAAAAGCCTCTTGCCTTCGACGCGCCCGTCATTGAAGGCTTGAACATGACCGGGGGAAAAGTTCTCAGCCCTGAATTCATGGCGCTGACTTCCGGGCTTGTGCTCTACACATCCGCTTTTATTGGCGAGGTCGTCCGCTCTGGCATCCTCTCCGTCTCGAAGGGGCAGGTGGAGGCCTCCCGCGCGTTGGGGTTGAACGGCTTCCAAACCCTGCGGCTGATCGTTTTCCCGCAGGCGCTGCGCGTGATCATCCCGCCGTTGACCAGCCAGTACCTGAACCTGATCAAGAATTCGTCGCTTGCCATTGCGGTCGGGTATCCCGATCTGTTCTACGTCTCGAACACCATCCAAAACCAGACGGGACGGGCGGTGGAAATGATCTCGATGGTCATGTTGACCTACCTCCTATTCAGTTTGATCACATCCGTGTTCATGAACTGGTACAACCAACGAATAAAACTGGTGGAGAGATAG
- a CDS encoding amino acid ABC transporter substrate-binding protein, with translation MRKTLWIVSVFLITGLVLAACGGAAPAPGGGETVTVVETVIVEVPAAAAVAAPAGYGVTLETVKARGNLICGVNSQVPGFGYIDADGNFSGIDVDYCRALAAAIFGDVSKVEFRPVTAAERFTALQSGEIDVLSRNTTWSLVRDTELGGNFVHTTFYDGQGMMVPADSGITSLQDLAGGTVCVQTGTTTELNLADVMASLGVSYTPAVFEDADSTFAAYAEERCDAVTTDKSGLVSRRTVLSDPSAHVILDVTMSKEPLGPMVRHGDDQWFDIAQWTVFAMIAGEEFGITSANVDDVRSGTTSPEVMRLLGLESDMGLKLGLDNDWGYNILKLVGNYEEVYNRSLGPDTPTYIPRGLNSLYTEGGLLYAPPVR, from the coding sequence ATGCGTAAAACCCTATGGATCGTATCGGTATTTCTGATCACTGGTCTTGTGCTGGCCGCCTGCGGCGGGGCAGCCCCTGCGCCGGGCGGTGGCGAGACCGTAACCGTTGTTGAAACAGTGATCGTGGAGGTTCCTGCTGCTGCGGCTGTTGCTGCCCCGGCCGGTTATGGCGTGACTCTCGAAACCGTCAAGGCGCGCGGCAACCTGATCTGCGGTGTCAACTCGCAGGTTCCCGGCTTTGGCTACATTGACGCCGATGGAAATTTCTCCGGTATTGACGTGGATTACTGCCGCGCCCTGGCTGCCGCCATTTTTGGCGACGTCAGCAAGGTGGAGTTCCGCCCCGTGACCGCCGCGGAACGCTTTACCGCCTTGCAGTCCGGTGAAATTGACGTCCTGAGCCGCAACACGACCTGGTCGCTGGTTCGCGATACCGAACTGGGCGGCAACTTCGTCCACACCACCTTCTATGACGGCCAGGGCATGATGGTTCCCGCCGATAGCGGGATTACCAGCTTGCAGGATCTGGCCGGCGGAACGGTCTGCGTTCAGACCGGTACGACCACCGAACTCAACCTGGCGGATGTAATGGCTTCGCTTGGCGTTTCCTACACCCCCGCGGTCTTTGAGGATGCCGACTCGACCTTTGCTGCGTATGCAGAGGAACGCTGTGACGCGGTCACCACCGACAAATCCGGCCTTGTCTCCCGCCGCACCGTTCTGTCCGACCCGTCTGCTCATGTGATTCTCGATGTGACCATGTCCAAGGAACCGCTCGGTCCCATGGTCCGCCACGGCGATGACCAGTGGTTCGACATTGCCCAGTGGACCGTCTTTGCCATGATCGCCGGCGAGGAATTCGGCATCACCTCCGCCAATGTCGACGACGTCCGCTCCGGCACCACCAGCCCTGAGGTCATGCGCCTGCTGGGCCTCGAAAGCGATATGGGCTTGAAACTCGGTCTGGACAACGACTGGGGATACAATATCCTCAAGCTCGTCGGCAATTACGAGGAAGTCTACAATCGCAGTCTCGGACCCGATACGCCAACCTACATTCCGCGCGGCTTGAACAGCCTGTACACGGAAGGCGGCCTGCTCTACGCTCCGCCCGTCCGCTAA
- a CDS encoding YbaK/EbsC family protein has product MTVTNNVTRFLDARRVTYTAHELPLEKIGALEAAQFLCVPAGRVFKTIVTRREKGKPVLAVIPAPCAVDLKLLASFLGEKKMHMPTEREAEAMTGLQAGGISPLALINRGFQVVIDSAAQAFDEIYISGGQRGLNIQIPVEALVQLTNARFASVCTDAG; this is encoded by the coding sequence ATGACTGTCACGAATAATGTCACAAGATTTTTGGATGCGCGCCGGGTGACCTATACGGCGCATGAACTGCCCCTCGAAAAAATAGGCGCGCTGGAGGCGGCGCAGTTCCTGTGTGTTCCCGCCGGGCGGGTTTTTAAGACGATTGTCACCCGCCGCGAAAAAGGGAAACCCGTGCTGGCTGTCATCCCCGCTCCGTGCGCCGTGGACTTGAAATTGCTGGCATCATTTTTGGGTGAGAAGAAGATGCACATGCCCACCGAGCGTGAAGCCGAGGCGATGACGGGCTTGCAGGCGGGCGGCATCTCTCCGCTGGCCCTGATCAACAGGGGCTTTCAGGTGGTCATTGATTCAGCCGCGCAGGCATTTGATGAGATTTATATTTCCGGCGGGCAGAGGGGCTTGAATATTCAAATCCCCGTTGAAGCACTTGTACAGCTGACGAATGCGCGTTTTGCATCCGTGTGTACGGATGCCGGTTGA
- a CDS encoding cyclic nucleotide-binding domain-containing protein has translation MLNPQTLSQFDLFKGLPESLLKEIASISREVSMKKGDFVFREGGQADKLHFLVRGSIALRVNLTSRPESITVSFVSMPYQSFGWSGVVPPYHYTSSAECEEDSSLLIIPADPFMKMLEQNPEAGFKVMQRITVIIADRLRNSRQALLKTM, from the coding sequence ATGCTCAACCCGCAAACATTATCCCAGTTCGATTTGTTCAAAGGACTTCCCGAATCCCTGCTCAAAGAGATCGCATCCATCAGCAGGGAAGTGTCCATGAAAAAGGGCGACTTCGTCTTCCGGGAAGGCGGGCAGGCGGATAAACTGCATTTCCTCGTGCGGGGAAGCATTGCACTGCGCGTGAATTTGACATCCCGCCCGGAAAGCATCACGGTTTCGTTCGTATCGATGCCGTATCAAAGTTTCGGCTGGTCCGGCGTGGTGCCGCCCTATCATTACACCTCCAGCGCGGAATGCGAGGAAGACTCCAGCCTGCTGATCATCCCCGCAGATCCCTTCATGAAAATGCTGGAACAGAATCCGGAAGCAGGCTTCAAGGTGATGCAGCGCATCACCGTCATCATCGCAGACCGCCTGCGGAACAGCCGCCAGGCCCTGCTGAAGACAATGTAA
- a CDS encoding bifunctional (p)ppGpp synthetase/guanosine-3',5'-bis(diphosphate) 3'-pyrophosphohydrolase, giving the protein MKSSAAAIPLEKLIDQLPENYTVTDRELVQRAYHVAEQAHRGQKRHSGEPYINHCIAVAGILADLKVPPEVTAAGLLHDTVEDTDITLADIRREFGDTVKILVDGVTKLTHLPRVSRGDQHAENGTNGSESDEAVIEPALLGRKEDIVSETLRKTFLAMGEDVRVVLIKLADRLHNMRTLSHMPVHKRRRIAQETLDIFAPLANRLGIWQIKWELEDLGFRHVNPEKYKEIAELLTEKRPDRESQLETIKEDLIKLLEKNNIRAEISGRPKHIYSIHKKMQKKGKPFNMVHDVRAVRLIVPDVPSCYAALGVIHTTWRPIPGEFDDYIAAPKDNFYQSLHTAVIHDDKRPLEVQIRTNEMHLNAEYGIAAHWRYKEGAKHPDKNYEQRINSLRSMMEWRTDVKDAAEFVESMRSDVFQDRVYIFTPRGDIIDMPAGSTPIDFAYHVHTDIGHRCRGARINGKLVPLYQELKTGDQVEILTAKRGGPSRDWLNANLGLVRTQRARSKIKVWFKKQEDEQNLAQGRDTLERELQRLGISEINFEKMARELGYKTPDEMFIALGCGDLSISGVIRQFSEDEETDDILAANAPAASTTSTDAVDVVGLKGMLSNMARCCNPMPGDQIVGFITRGRGATIHRQDCPNILRSKDRERLLQVGWGHVERTFPVPVKIKAYDRQGLMGDISNLLSDESVNIANVTVSVNRSIADLRLIIEVKDLTQLSRILSRIENLPNVLEAHRINPG; this is encoded by the coding sequence ATGAAATCCTCAGCCGCCGCCATTCCGCTCGAAAAACTGATCGACCAGCTGCCTGAAAATTACACGGTCACAGACCGGGAGCTGGTCCAGCGCGCCTATCACGTGGCGGAGCAGGCGCACCGCGGACAAAAACGTCATTCCGGCGAACCGTATATCAACCACTGCATTGCGGTTGCCGGCATCCTTGCGGATCTGAAGGTGCCGCCGGAAGTGACGGCGGCGGGCCTCCTGCACGATACCGTGGAAGACACCGACATCACGCTGGCAGACATCCGCCGCGAGTTCGGTGATACGGTCAAAATCCTCGTGGATGGGGTGACAAAGTTAACGCACCTGCCGCGCGTCTCGCGCGGCGATCAACATGCGGAAAACGGAACCAATGGCAGCGAAAGCGATGAGGCGGTCATCGAACCCGCACTGCTCGGCCGCAAGGAGGACATCGTCTCGGAGACGCTGCGAAAGACCTTCCTTGCCATGGGCGAGGATGTGCGCGTGGTGCTGATCAAACTGGCGGACCGGCTGCACAATATGCGCACGCTCAGCCACATGCCCGTGCACAAGCGCAGGCGCATCGCGCAGGAAACGCTGGACATTTTTGCACCGCTCGCCAACCGCCTCGGCATCTGGCAGATCAAGTGGGAATTGGAAGACCTCGGCTTCCGACATGTAAACCCCGAAAAATACAAGGAGATCGCGGAACTGCTGACCGAAAAAAGGCCGGACCGCGAGTCGCAGCTTGAAACCATCAAGGAAGACCTGATCAAGCTGCTCGAGAAGAACAACATCCGGGCGGAGATCAGCGGACGCCCGAAGCATATTTATTCGATCCATAAAAAAATGCAGAAAAAGGGCAAGCCCTTCAACATGGTGCATGACGTGCGCGCGGTGCGCCTGATCGTACCGGATGTGCCGTCCTGTTATGCCGCGCTCGGCGTCATCCACACCACCTGGCGGCCGATCCCCGGCGAGTTCGACGATTACATCGCCGCGCCAAAGGATAACTTCTATCAGTCCCTGCATACGGCGGTGATCCACGATGACAAACGCCCGCTGGAAGTGCAGATCCGCACCAACGAAATGCACCTGAACGCGGAATACGGCATCGCCGCGCACTGGCGCTACAAGGAGGGCGCAAAACACCCCGACAAGAATTATGAACAGCGCATCAACTCCCTGCGCTCGATGATGGAGTGGCGCACGGACGTGAAGGATGCGGCCGAGTTCGTCGAATCGATGCGCAGCGACGTCTTCCAGGACCGCGTGTACATCTTCACCCCGCGCGGCGATATCATCGACATGCCGGCCGGCTCCACGCCGATCGACTTCGCCTACCACGTCCACACGGATATCGGCCACCGCTGCCGCGGCGCGCGCATCAATGGAAAACTCGTCCCGCTGTATCAGGAGTTGAAGACCGGCGACCAGGTGGAGATCCTGACGGCGAAGCGCGGCGGACCGAGCCGCGACTGGCTGAATGCCAATCTCGGACTGGTGCGCACCCAGCGCGCGCGTTCGAAGATCAAGGTCTGGTTCAAGAAGCAGGAGGACGAGCAAAACCTCGCGCAGGGGCGCGACACACTCGAACGCGAACTGCAGCGGCTGGGCATCTCCGAGATCAACTTCGAAAAGATGGCGCGCGAACTCGGCTATAAAACCCCGGATGAGATGTTCATTGCGCTGGGATGCGGCGACCTGTCCATCAGCGGGGTCATCCGGCAGTTTTCAGAGGACGAGGAAACCGATGACATCCTGGCGGCGAATGCGCCCGCCGCATCCACCACCTCCACAGACGCCGTGGACGTGGTGGGACTCAAGGGCATGCTTTCGAACATGGCGCGCTGCTGCAACCCGATGCCCGGAGACCAGATCGTCGGCTTCATCACCCGCGGACGCGGCGCGACCATCCACCGGCAGGACTGCCCGAACATCCTGCGCTCCAAGGACCGCGAGCGCCTGCTGCAAGTGGGCTGGGGACACGTGGAGCGCACCTTTCCGGTTCCCGTAAAAATAAAAGCCTACGACCGCCAGGGCCTGATGGGCGACATCTCCAACCTGCTTTCCGACGAAAGCGTCAACATCGCCAATGTGACGGTGAGCGTCAACCGCAGCATCGCGGACCTGCGCCTGATCATCGAAGTAAAGGACCTGACGCAGCTCAGCCGCATTCTCTCGCGCATCGAGAACCTGCCGAACGTGCTGGAGGCGCACCGCATCAATCCGGGGTAA